In Anopheles gambiae chromosome 2, idAnoGambNW_F1_1, whole genome shotgun sequence, a single window of DNA contains:
- the LOC4577140 gene encoding GILT-like protein 2 isoform X2 translates to MRPNTANSFLELLFITLLIGSLLLLCPVRAAATNNVNVQSSNTLNKTDQLPVTIYYETLCSDSMVFITHQLYPSWLRHQKEMKLRLVPFGKAWIEEHPNEEPKYHCQHGPRECQLNILHGCILKKLPPKKAFSVVACLMKNFRTSFEQCMEGHESFQTSVVNCSQGQQGAKLFKEFANETDNVHRPLPFVPTIVADEPYDYYEQDDWLQHFDRKFMERYEAKFGVKL, encoded by the exons ATGAGACCAAATACAGCTAATTCCTTCTTGGAGCTTCTATTCATAACGCTATTGATTGGCTCCCTTTTGCTGCTGTGCCCTGTTAGAGCAGCCGCTACCAATAATGTCAATGTTCAGAGCTCAAACACTCTAAACAAGACTGATCAACTGCCAGTCACCATCTACTACGAGACTCTATGCAGTGATAGCATGGTTTTTATAACTCATCAGCTGTACCCTTCCTGGTTGCGCCATCAAAAAGAAATGAAGCTTCGGCTGGTGCCCTTTGGAAAGGCATGG ATCGAGGAGCATCCCAACGAAGAACCCAAATATCATTGCCAGCATGGACCTCGAGAATGTCAgctgaacattttgcacggcTGCATTCTCAAAAAACTGCCACCCAAAAAGGCATTCTCGGTGGTGGCGTGTCTGATGAAAAACTTCCGCACTAGCTTCGAACAG TGCATGGAAGGACACGAGTCGTTCCAAACCTCCGTCGTTAATTGCAGCCAAGGGCAACAGGGAGCTAAGTTGTTCAAAGAGTTTGCCAACGAAACAGATAACGTTCATCGGCCGCTTCCCTTCGTACCAACGATCGTTGCTGATGAG CCCTATGACTATTACGAGCAAGACGACTGGTTGCAACattttgacaggaagtttatGGAACGTTATGAGGCAAAGTTTGGTGTTAAGCTATGA
- the LOC4577140 gene encoding GILT-like protein 2 isoform X1 has translation MLKSRLRTIRVKITFYSTTSKMRPNTANSFLELLFITLLIGSLLLLCPVRAAATNNVNVQSSNTLNKTDQLPVTIYYETLCSDSMVFITHQLYPSWLRHQKEMKLRLVPFGKAWIEEHPNEEPKYHCQHGPRECQLNILHGCILKKLPPKKAFSVVACLMKNFRTSFEQCMEGHESFQTSVVNCSQGQQGAKLFKEFANETDNVHRPLPFVPTIVADEPYDYYEQDDWLQHFDRKFMERYEAKFGVKL, from the exons ATGTTGAAAAGCAGATTGAGAACAATAAGAGTGAAAAT AACATTTTATTCCACAACAAGCAAAATGAGACCAAATACAGCTAATTCCTTCTTGGAGCTTCTATTCATAACGCTATTGATTGGCTCCCTTTTGCTGCTGTGCCCTGTTAGAGCAGCCGCTACCAATAATGTCAATGTTCAGAGCTCAAACACTCTAAACAAGACTGATCAACTGCCAGTCACCATCTACTACGAGACTCTATGCAGTGATAGCATGGTTTTTATAACTCATCAGCTGTACCCTTCCTGGTTGCGCCATCAAAAAGAAATGAAGCTTCGGCTGGTGCCCTTTGGAAAGGCATGG ATCGAGGAGCATCCCAACGAAGAACCCAAATATCATTGCCAGCATGGACCTCGAGAATGTCAgctgaacattttgcacggcTGCATTCTCAAAAAACTGCCACCCAAAAAGGCATTCTCGGTGGTGGCGTGTCTGATGAAAAACTTCCGCACTAGCTTCGAACAG TGCATGGAAGGACACGAGTCGTTCCAAACCTCCGTCGTTAATTGCAGCCAAGGGCAACAGGGAGCTAAGTTGTTCAAAGAGTTTGCCAACGAAACAGATAACGTTCATCGGCCGCTTCCCTTCGTACCAACGATCGTTGCTGATGAG CCCTATGACTATTACGAGCAAGACGACTGGTTGCAACattttgacaggaagtttatGGAACGTTATGAGGCAAAGTTTGGTGTTAAGCTATGA